The nucleotide sequence GAGGATCTGATTTTCCTTTTATTGCTGCATCTGTTAAAACTCTTGTAGTTTCTTGGAATGATGCTGCTGATAAGAACGAATCAGTAGCTAGTGCTGCTTTTGTTATACCAAGCAATGATACTCTGGCTTGAGCAGGTCTTCCACCATTCTCTTCTACTTTTTTGTTTTCATCCCTAAAATCAAATATATCAATCATAGTTCCTGGAAGTAATTCAGTATCACCTGAGTCCTCTACTTTAACTTTTCTCGTCATCTGCCTAATTACAACTTCAAGATGCTTATCGTTTATATCAACACCCTGTAGTCTATACACCTTCTGAACCTCAGAAAGCAAGTAATTTTTAACAGCATTTACTCCCTTTATTCTGATAATATCATGAGGATTTACAGAACCCTCTGTGATTTCATCTCCAGCACCTATAGTCTCACCATTTTTAACTTTTAGACTAGAACCAAATGGTATATCATAACTTACTTCTTCTCCACTTTCAGTAGCTATAAATACTATTCTCTTTTTCTTAGTCTCTTCTATTCTTACTGTACCAGATACTTCACTTACAATTGCAAGTCCCTTAGGTTTTCTTGCCTCAAACAATTCCTCAACTCTTGGAAGACCTTGAGTTATATCTGATCCTGCAACTCCACCTGTATGGAATGTTCTCATTGTAAGCTGTGTACCAGGCTCTCCAATTGACTGTGCTGCTACTATACCAACCGCTTCTCCCATGCTTATCTTTTCAGCAGTTGCCATATCCATTCCATAACATTTTGCGCAAACTCCATATTTACAATTACATGTAAATACAGATCTTATTTTTACTTTCTTAACTCCAACTTTTTCTATTCTTATAGCCTTATCTTCATCTATATATTCATTTTGCTTTACAAGAACTTCTTTACTTGTAGGATCTATTATATCTTCTGATGTATATCTTCCTATTAATCTTTCAGATAAGCTTTCAATTACTTCGTTTCCTTCTTTTATTTCAGAAACTTCAAAACCCTCTGTTGCTCCACAATCTTCATTTCTTACTATAACGTCTTGGCTTACATCAACAAGTCTTCTTGTAAGGTATCCTGAATCGGCTGTTTTAAGAGCAGTATCCGCATTACCTTTTCTAGCTCCATGTGTTGAGATAAAGTACTCTAATACGTCGAGACCTTCTCTGAAGGAAGCTTTTATAGGAAGCTCTATTATCTTACCAGAAGGATTTGCCATAAGTCCTCTCATTCCAGCAAGCTGTTTAATCTGACTCTTTGAACCTCTGGCTCCAGAATCAGCCATCATGAAGATAGGATTAAATCTGTCAAGATTATCCATAAGGGCATCTGCAACTTTTTCAGTTGTTTTAGTCCATGTGGATATTACTCTTTCATATCTTTCATCATCGGATATGAATCCTCTTCTATACATCTTTTCTATTTTTTCAACTGCTGTTTCTGCCTCAGACATGAGCTCTCCTTTATTAGGTGGTACAGTCATATCAGAAGTTGAAACTGTTATAGCACTTATTGTTGAATAATGATATCCTTTTGCTTTTATCTTATCAAGCATAATACTAGTTTTAGTAGGTCCATGCTTTCTATAGCATTTATCTATTATTCCACCTAAATTCTTCTTACCAACAAGGAAGTTGATTTCAAGAAGTAATTCATTTCCGGCAATACTTCTATCTATAAATCCTAAATCTTGAGGTATAGATTCGTTGAAAATAAGTTTTCCAATGGTAGTTTCTATTATTCCACTTACCATTTTTCCATCTATTTCTTTTTCTAATCTTACTTTTATTTTAGCATGTATATCAATCTCTCCAAGTTGATATGCCATTAGTGCTTCATCAACATTAGTAAAGGCTTTTCCTTCACCCTTAACTCCATCCTTATCTATTGTAAGGTAGTATGATCCAAGTACCATATCCTGAGTAGGTACGCAAACTGGCTTACCATCTGAAGGCTTTAATATATTATGTGCTGCAAGCATAAGAAATCTTGACTCTGCTTGAGCTTCAACCGATAGCGGTACGTGAACAGCCATCTGGTCTCCATCAAAATCTGCGTTATATGCTGTACATGCAAGTGGATGAAGTTTTATTGCCCTTCCTTCTACTAATATAGGTTGGAATGCTTGAATTCCAAGTCTATGTAGTGTAGGGGCACGGTTTAACATTACTGGATGATCAGAAATAACTTCTTCAAGTACATCCCACACTTGATTCTGAACTCTTTCAACCATTCTCTTTGCACTCTTTATATTATGTGCAGCTCCTGTTTCAACAAGTTTTTTCATTACAAAAGGCTTAAATAATTCAAGTGCCATCTCTTTTGGAAGTCCACACTGATACATTTTTAAATCTGGTCCAACAACTATAACAGAACGTCCTGAATAGTCAACACGTTTTCCAAGTAAGTTTTGTCTAAACCTTCCTTGCTTACCCTTAAGCATGTCAGATAATGATTTTAATGGTCTATTTCCAGGTCCTGTTACAGGTCTTCCTCTTCTACCATTATCTATAAGAGCATCAACAGCTTCTTGAAGCATTCTTTTTTCATTTCTTACTATTATATCTGGTGCTCCAAGATCTAATAATTTTTTCAATCTATTATTTCTATTTATAACTCTTCTATATAAATCATTTAAATCAGAAGTAGCAAATCTTCCACCATCCAATTGAACCATAGGTCTTAAGTCAGGAGGTATTACAGGTATTACATCCATTATCATCCACTCTGGCTTATTAGTGGATTTTCTGAATGACTCAACTACTTCAAGTCTTCTTATAATTCTTACCTTTTTTTGTCCTGTACTTGTTTTCAAGTTTTCCTTAAGTTCTTCTGATAATTGATTCAAGTCTATTTCTTGAAGTAACTTCTTAATTGACTCTGCACCCATTCCAGCTTCAAATGATTCTTCGCCATACTTATCAGCTGCTTCTCTATACTCTTTCTCATTTAAAAGCTGCTTTTTAAGTAAAGGAGTTTCTTTAGGATCTAAAACAAGATAAGATGCAAAATACAATACTTTCTCCAAAGCTCTTGGAGACATATCAAGTATAAGTCCCATACGTGATGGTATACCTTTAAAGTACCATATATGAGATACTGGGGCTGCCAGTTCT is from Clostridium acetobutylicum ATCC 824 and encodes:
- the rpoC gene encoding DNA-directed RNA polymerase subunit beta'; its protein translation is MELNKFDALQIGLASPEKIREWSRGEVKKPETINYRTLKPEKDGLFCERIFGPIKDWECHCGKYKRVRYKGIVCDRCGVEVTKSKVRRERMGHIELAAPVSHIWYFKGIPSRMGLILDMSPRALEKVLYFASYLVLDPKETPLLKKQLLNEKEYREAADKYGEESFEAGMGAESIKKLLQEIDLNQLSEELKENLKTSTGQKKVRIIRRLEVVESFRKSTNKPEWMIMDVIPVIPPDLRPMVQLDGGRFATSDLNDLYRRVINRNNRLKKLLDLGAPDIIVRNEKRMLQEAVDALIDNGRRGRPVTGPGNRPLKSLSDMLKGKQGRFRQNLLGKRVDYSGRSVIVVGPDLKMYQCGLPKEMALELFKPFVMKKLVETGAAHNIKSAKRMVERVQNQVWDVLEEVISDHPVMLNRAPTLHRLGIQAFQPILVEGRAIKLHPLACTAYNADFDGDQMAVHVPLSVEAQAESRFLMLAAHNILKPSDGKPVCVPTQDMVLGSYYLTIDKDGVKGEGKAFTNVDEALMAYQLGEIDIHAKIKVRLEKEIDGKMVSGIIETTIGKLIFNESIPQDLGFIDRSIAGNELLLEINFLVGKKNLGGIIDKCYRKHGPTKTSIMLDKIKAKGYHYSTISAITVSTSDMTVPPNKGELMSEAETAVEKIEKMYRRGFISDDERYERVISTWTKTTEKVADALMDNLDRFNPIFMMADSGARGSKSQIKQLAGMRGLMANPSGKIIELPIKASFREGLDVLEYFISTHGARKGNADTALKTADSGYLTRRLVDVSQDVIVRNEDCGATEGFEVSEIKEGNEVIESLSERLIGRYTSEDIIDPTSKEVLVKQNEYIDEDKAIRIEKVGVKKVKIRSVFTCNCKYGVCAKCYGMDMATAEKISMGEAVGIVAAQSIGEPGTQLTMRTFHTGGVAGSDITQGLPRVEELFEARKPKGLAIVSEVSGTVRIEETKKKRIVFIATESGEEVSYDIPFGSSLKVKNGETIGAGDEITEGSVNPHDIIRIKGVNAVKNYLLSEVQKVYRLQGVDINDKHLEVVIRQMTRKVKVEDSGDTELLPGTMIDIFDFRDENKKVEENGGRPAQARVSLLGITKAALATDSFLSAASFQETTRVLTDAAIKGKSDPLVGLKENVTIGKLIPAGTGMNRYKNIEIDPLVTETNADDENFIAEDKIEG